One window of the Chanodichthys erythropterus isolate Z2021 chromosome 2, ASM2448905v1, whole genome shotgun sequence genome contains the following:
- the LOC137027193 gene encoding zinc finger protein 436, translating into MKANMLKKKKKITKLLQNVDKEPLPSNSDGISIDTDKTKTSNNTQDCVMDACPEVTQLRPEQEELEALGVLTVSSEQHQQQKQEPHPTAFRAFIPKTEPDCVPLNPPSFQIKTEPDIYEVLQRESALIVKEENESWKEVKLETADEISVGASGLEKNSASSSLVFPCPHCSVTFTEFTYLDKHLKWCHQSEYLAWVKNHKVYNCSKISSGMLSCSMCHYWFFSQRQLETHMRKAHLPTPKPTRKRYTCPQCDRSFDYIGNLQNHCRRCHGLATVCKDGHISCAACGKSFAGVWGLGPHRCHEDETKLKVDVDEPICMDRGYLCRDCGKNCSTLQCLTIHKRTHTGEKPFVCEDCGRRFYDMGSLRKHRVIHTGIRPYKCPECEKEFARMAHLRCHLRTHTGERPYQCPQCGMRFSHLSTLRIHQEVHSKEKAFPCPDCGKTFSALRYVKVHQRAHNSERLLQCRECTKTFSREDVLKKHLRIHTGERPYFCNVCSKRFVRIQHLKNHMRTHTGEKPYRCEQCGSSYAQSGDLTKHIRRHTGEKPYACSDCDRRFNNSGDLSKHRRSHTGHRPYKCTECGKSFLLPQHLKLHKQTHTGERPYSCPRCLRTFTRSHHLSQHMEKHI; encoded by the exons ATGAAAGCTAAcatgttaaagaaaaaaaagaaaataaccaAACTGCTGCAAAATGTTGATAAAGAGCCATTGCCATCAAATAGTGATGGCATCAGTATCGACACGGATAAAACCAAAACATCTAATAACACTCAGGATTGTGTTATGGACGCCTGTCCTGAGGTCACACAGTTGAGACCAGAACAAGAAGAGCTGGAGGCTTTGGGAGTCCTAACTGTGTCATCTGAACAACACCAACAACAGAAGCAAGAGCCTCATCCTACAGCTTTCAGAGCATTTATTCCAAAGACAGAACCAGACTGTGTCCCCTTAAACCCACCCAGTTTTCAGATCAAAACTGAGCCTGACATTTATGAAGTGCTGCAGAGAGAGTCTGCCTTGATTGTGAAGGAGGAAAATGAGAGTTGGAAGGAAGTGAAGCTTGAGACAGCAGATGAAATCTCTGTGGGTGCTTCTGGCCTGGAGAAAAACTCAG CTTCTTCCTCCCTGGTTTTTCCTTGCCCCCATTGCTCTGTGACTTTCACTGAGTTTACATACCTGGACAAACACCTCAAATGGTGCCATCAAAGTGAATATCTGGCATGGGTAAAAAACCACAAAGTCTACAACTGCTCTAAAATATCCTCTGGGATGCTCAGCTGCTCGATGTGTCACTATTGGTTCTTCTCTCAGAGGCAGTTGGAGACCCACATGCGCAAGGCACATCTTCCCACGCCCAAACCCACCCGAAAGCGCTACACCTGCCCGCAGTGTGATCGTAGCTTCGATTACATCGGTAACCTGCAAAACCACTGCCGCAGATGCCATGGCTTAGCCACGGTGTGTAAGGATGGACATATTAGCTGTGCCGCATGTGGTAAAAGCTTTGCCGGAGTCTGGGGTCTCGGACCACATCGCTGCCACGAGGATGAGACGAAACTCAAAGTGGATGTCGACGAACCCATTTGCATGGACCGTGGCTATTTGTGCCGAGATTGTGGCAAGAACTGCTCTACGCTGCAGTGTCTGACGATACACAAACGCACTCACACGGGCGAGAAGCCATTCGTTTGCGAAGACTGCGGCCGTAGGTTTTATGATATGGGGAGTCTGCGGAAGCACAGAGTCATCCATACGGGGATCCGGCCTTACAAATGCCCTGAATGCGAAAAAGAGTTTGCCAGGATGGCCCACCTTAGATGCCATCTGCGAACCCACACTGGGGAAAGGCCTTACCAGTGCCCCCAGTGCGGGATGAGATTCAGCCACCTATCGACGCTTCGTATCCACCAAGAAGTTCATTCTAAGGAAAAAGCATTTCCGTGCCCCGACTGCGGCAAAACATTCTCTGCTCTGAGGTACGTGAAGGTCCACCAAAGAGCGCACAACTCCGAGCGATTGCTGCAGTGCAGAGAGTGCACAAAGACATTTTCACGGGAGGACGTGCTGAAGAAACACCTGCGCATTCACACGGGAGAACGGCCATACTTCTGCAACGTCTGCAGCAAGCGTTTCGTCCGTATACAGCACCTGAAAAACCACATGCGCACGCACACCGGCGAGAAACCGTACCGCTGTGAGCAGTGTGGCTCCAGCTACGCCCAGTCTGGCGATTTGACAAAACACATAAGGAGACACACGGGGGAAAAACCCTACGCCTGTTCTGACTGCGACCGCCGCTTCAACAACTCGGGCGACCTGAGCAAGCACAGGCGCAGTCACACGGGCCACAGACCCTACAAGTGTACGGAGTGCGGGAAAAGTTTTCTTCTGCCCCAGCACCTGAAgttacacaaacaaacacacacgggCGAGAGGCCTTACAGCTGCCCgcggtgcctccgcaccttcacTCGTTCGCACCATCTTTCTCAACACATGGAAAAGCACATTTGA